In Brachionichthys hirsutus isolate HB-005 chromosome 5, CSIRO-AGI_Bhir_v1, whole genome shotgun sequence, a single genomic region encodes these proteins:
- the LOC137893620 gene encoding beta-1,4-N-acetylgalactosaminyltransferase 3-like: protein MMSLLFLSKKLRRNTRYLLLLVILLAGLAVYHEMVAVNRIWTGANIFSGMNLEVPSWKRAMFENGVREDHQLDSLEDSASLSSNFTPQTWKPEFGGKANLHIFEDWCGSSVGDLFRNIHYPLYPHSRTTVQKLAVSPQWTNYGLRIFGYLHPYSDGEFVFALSSDDNSEFWLSTDESPFNVQLLTWVGKSGVEFTAPGEFDKFASQTSRPVVLSAQTKYYFEVIHKQDDRGTDHVEVAWLLLDQDQKFTVIESKYISLYVNEAGLLLGDVTHIPQTAATNQRPLKDERSSKADMLRKDPRDTLYRMPLLNNSFLHGVLPKCSYKPSYIIKGRTVPRYHGLNYIHLSYVYPNDYTRLTHMETQESCFYLINPNHNTNGFSQYMTLNHPDEENGRDNSVYRVKRNAEENVDGEQSDMKGEENQAIEEPERKSGVTMGEGTPVLELEQSVDYKVEEDHSLPEVFDTEVNWSQTFQVSQLDFHAQREDKIELGCSISGNLLCNSNDIQSVITVFMDQLNQKHKGQLTLMRVINVVKRVDRTHGSRLLLELEVKDGDDQLFRLSHYVYHLTDRSGQFNPKPQLCNPVDFHWNPGVTVHVLVPVKNQARWVQQLIDDMERVFKDTQDVNLNLIIADFSSTDMDVKKALKESTLPSYQYIKLGGNFQRSAGLQAGVNSIKDGHSIVFLCDLHIHFPSSIIDTIRKHCVEGYMAFAPIVMRLNCGATPLDARGWWEVNGFGLLGIYKSDLEAVGGMNTREYKAGWGGEDWELLDRILQAGLEVDRIYLRNFFHYYHSKRGMWNHGLSQRAS, encoded by the exons ATGATGTCGTTGCTTTTCCTCTCGAAGAAGCTGCGGCGCAACACCAGATATCTGCTTCTCCTTGTGATCTTACTGGCCGGACTGGCCGTCTACCACGAGATGGTCGCTGTTAACAGAATATGGACCGGCGCCAACA TTTTCTCAGGTATGAATCTTGAAGTCCCCAGTTGGAAGAGAGCAATGTTTGAGAACGGG GTCAGAGAGGACCATCAGCTAGACTCACTGGAGGATTCAGCTTCTTTGAGTTCCAACTTCACTCCACAAACCTGGAAACCAGAG TTTGGGGGGAAGGCCAATCTGCACATCTTTGAGGACTGGTGTGGCAGTTCTGTGGGTGACCTCTTCAGGAACATTCACTACCCACTGTATCCTCAT TCCAGGACCACAGTACAAAAGCTGGCTGTTTCTCCTCAATGGACCAACTACGGGCTCAGGATTTTTGGTTATCTCCATCCATACTCTGATG GAgaatttgtgtttgctttgagCTCTGATGACAACTCTGAATTTTGGCTCAGTACAGATGAATCTCCCTTCAATGTGCAATTACTGACATGGGTTGGAAAG AGCGGGGTGGAGTTTACTGCGCCAGGCGAGTTTGATAAGTTCGCCAGTCAGACGTCCAGACCGGTTGT GCTGTCTGCTCAGACAAAGTACTATTTTGAAGTCATTCACAAGCAAGATGATAGAGGGACTGACCATGTGGAGGTGGCA TGGCTGCTCCTGGATCAAGATCAAAAGTTCACAGTTATTGAATCCAAATATATCTCCCTTTATGTTA ATGAGGCTGGCTTGCTACTGGGTGATGTCACCCACATTCCGCAGACGGCTGCAACCAACCAGCGACCCTTAAAGGATGAGCGCAGCAGCAAAGCGGACATGTTGAGGAAAGATCCGCGAGACACTCTGTACAGAA TGCCTTTGTTAAACAACAGTTTCCTTCATGGTGTTCTGCCTAAATGCTCATACAAACCTAGCTACATTATCAAAGGCCGGACGGTGCCGCGCTACCATGGACTGAATTAT ATCCACTTGTCTTACGTCTACCCCAACGACTACACCCGACTCACACACATGGAGACCCAGGAGAGCTGCTTCTACCTCATCAACCCTAATCACAATAC GAATGGCTTCTCTCAATACATGACGCTCAATCATCCTGATGAGGAAAATGGCCGAGACAACAGTGTCTACAGAGTGAAGAGGAATGCAGAAGAAAATGTGGATGGAGAACAGTCAGATatgaaaggagaggagaaccaAGCAATTGAGGAACCTGAAAGAAAGTCGGGCGTCACAATGGGTGAGGGAACACCTGTTTTGGAACTGGAACAAAGCGTTGACTACAAGGTTGAAGAGGACCACAGCCTACCGGAAGTATTTGACACTGAGGTGAACTGGAGCCAGACATTCCAGGTCAGCCAGCTGGACTTCCACGCACAACGAGAAGACAAAATAGAGCTGGGCTGCAGCATTTCAGGGAACTTGTTGTGCAACTCCAATGATATTCAGTCTGTCATCACGGTATTCATGGATCAACTCAACCAGAAGCACAAGGG ACAGTTGACACTGATGCGTGTGATTAACGTCGTGAAACGCGTGGACAGGACTCACGGCAGCCGCCTCCTCTTGGAACTGGAGGTGAAAGATGGAGACGACCAGCTGTTTCGCCTGTCGCACTACGTCTACCATCTCACTGACCGCAGCGGGCAGTTCAACCCGAAACCTCAGCTGTGTAATCCCGTGGACTTCCACTGGAATCCCGGGGTCACCGTCCACGTCCTCGTACCTG TGAAAAACCAGGCTCGGTGGGTCCAGCAGCTCATTGATGACATGGAGAGAGTGTTTAAAGACACTCAAGATGTCAACTTGAATCTCATCATCGCCGACTTCAGCAGCACTGACATGGATGTGAAGAAGGCTCTGAAGGAATCCACACTCCCAAG TTACCAGTACATAAAGCTCGGAGGAAACTTTCAACGCTCTGCCGGCCTGCAAGCAGGCGTCAACAGTATAAAA GATGGCCACAgcattgtgtttctttgtgacCTCCACATCCATTTCCCTTCCTCCATCATTGATACCATCCGGAAGCACTGTGTGGAGGGATACATGGCCTTTGCTCCAATAGTCATGAGGCTGAACTGTGGGGCTACACCATTGGATGCCAGAG GTTGGTGGGAGGTGAATGGCTTTGGCCTGCTTGGGATCTATAAATCAGATCTGGAAGCAGTGGGAGGAATGAACACTCGGGAATACAAGGCGGGCTGGGGAGGAGAAGACTGGGAGCTCCTTGACAG GATCCTCCAGGCGGGACTGGAAGTCGACAGGATCTACTTGAGGAACTTCTTTCACTACTATCACTCCAAACGTGGCATGTGGAACCACGGGCTGTCGCAGAGAGCCAGCTGA